CTATGGCTGCAGGCCAAAATTTAAGGCTCAGGGGTGTCACAAGATAAGCACTGCATCTCCACCTGTCTCTgactcacctggagccccaggtAAAATACACTCAGATAAAAGgtaggagaggaggaggagagagagggaagtaTCTAGGCTGAACAGCATGAAGGGGCTCTTGCCCACCAGCAGCCTCCTGCTGCTATTGTCACTCCTGAGACCAGACCCTGGGGCAGGTAAGTACCTCGGGATAGAATTCTGGGGAATCTAGGGAAAGGGGCTGGAGGGAAAGGGGCCCAGGAAGCCCATCCTTCAACTGTCTGATGGAGCAGTTCTGGGTCTGAACCATTCTAAACACATGGACCCGTTGTCCCATAGCATTGCTACTGCCACCCAGCACTACTACCTGCTGTACTCAGCTCTACAGACAGCCACTCTCAAGCAAGCTACTGAGGAAGGTCATTCGGGTGGAACTGCAGGAGGCTGATGGGGACTGTCATCTCCAGGCTTTTGTGTGAGTTC
The Sciurus carolinensis chromosome 14, mSciCar1.2, whole genome shotgun sequence DNA segment above includes these coding regions:
- the Ccl27 gene encoding C-C motif chemokine 27, translated to MKGLLPTSSLLLLLSLLRPDPGAALLLPPSTTTCCTQLYRQPLSSKLLRKVIRVELQEADGDCHLQAFVLHLARRSVCIHPQNRSLARWFEHQGKRLQGTLPNLNPGLQGKMG